From the genome of Cinclus cinclus chromosome 12, bCinCin1.1, whole genome shotgun sequence, one region includes:
- the TMF1 gene encoding TATA element modulatory factor isoform X2, with translation MSWFNASQLSSFAKQALSQAQKSIDRVLDIQAEESPWPDAVIPDYGDGTNSLISGGWDTSSWGLSSNTEPQNQPVSPTAITKPVRRTVVDESENFFSAFLSPTDVQSIQKNPVVSKPPAKSQRPKEEVKSTLKESQHSSQLEGPVTAEAEVQDSSVAVLASKSLDIPKEKLEENAVLKSDAQHEASTNEVTDQKVSALNFEEPEDSPTEKSSVGGDGAAGAPEGTSQPLGAGTKDLGLEGKERKTEDRQSNTPSPPISTFSSGTSTTSDIEVLDHESVISESSVSSRQEAADSKSSLHLMQTSFQLLSTSACADYNRLDDFQKMTESCSSSDAFERIDSFSVQSLDSRSVSEINSDDELSGRASASASVAVSPSVPKTEMVDALKNKSENVNDAPVLHAEEAEMEESGRSATPVNSEQPDVVLVAAVQNVEEQVVKEEAEPQQDAGEQLVEEDTEKQELKKVSKMIDSLTEKLEKREIQLLSTSKERARLEEAYDNLKDEMFRMKEESSSLSSLKEEFAQRIADAEKKLQLACKERDAAKKEVKTVKEELATRLNTNETAELLKEKEEQIKGLMEEGEKLSKQQLHNSNIIKKLRAKEKERENTNTKQSKKIKELEEELQHLKQVLDGKEDLEKQHRDSIKQLNSVVERQEKDLAKLQAEVEELEERNRSVQAALDSAYKELADLHKANATKDSEAQEAALSREMKAKEELGLALEKAQEEARQQQEALAIQVADLRLALQRAEQQAARKEDYLRQEIGELQQRLQEAESRNQELSQSVTSATRPLLRQIENLQATLGAQTSAWEKLEKNLSDRLGESQTLLAAAAERERAATEELLANKIQMSSSESQNSLLRQENTRLQAQLEVERNKLKKMENENSRYEVELEGLKDEYAKTLEDAKKEKALLATQLEMEKMKVEQERKKAILVQEAAKEKDRKSFTVETVSSTPSMSRSSSMSGVDMAGLQTSFLSQDDPHDHSFGPITTSGSNLYDAIRMGSGSSIIENLQSQLKLREGEISHLQLEIGNLEKTRSIMAEELVKLTNQNDELEEKVKEIPKLRTQLKDLDQRYNTILQMYGEKAEEAEELRLDLEDVKNMYKTQIDELLKQRQN, from the exons ATGAGCTGGTTTAACGCCTCGCAGCTGTCTAGCTTCGCCAAGCAGGCGCTGTCGCAGGCGCAGAAGTCCATCGACCGGGTGCTGGACATCCAGGCCGAGGAGAGCCCCTGGCCCGACGCCGTCATCCCCGACTACGGTGACG gtacaAATTCTCTCATAAGCGGAGGATGGGACACATCTTCCTGGGGCTTGAGCTCAAATACAGAACCCCAGAATCAGCCAGTATCACCCACAGCCATCACAAAGCCAGTGAGGAGGACAGTAGTGGATGAATCTGAAAACTTCTTCAGTGCCTTTCTCTCCCCTACAGACGTTCAAAGCATACAGAAAAACCCAGTGGTGTCCAAACCTCCAGCCAAATCACAGCGACCCAAAGAGGAGGTGAAGAGCACTTTAAAGGAGTCTCAGCACTCCAGTCAGCTGGAGGGGCCAGTgacagcagaggcagaagtgcaggattCCTCTGTAGCTGTCCTAGCCTCGAAAAGCCTTGATATTCCCAAGGAGAAATTAGAAGAGAATGCTGTGCTTAAATCTGATGCCCAGCATGAAGCAAGCACAAATGAAGTTACTGACCAAAAGGTGTCTGCTCTAAATTTTGAAGAACCTGAAGATTCTCCTACTGAAAAATCCAGTGtaggaggggatggagcagcaggtGCACCTGAGGGCACTTCTCAGCCCCTTGGAGCAGGCACCAAAGACCTGGGTttggaggggaaggagagaaagaCTGAGGACAGACAAAGCAATACCCCATCACCTCCCATCAGCACCTTCTCCTCAGGCACTTCCACAACGAGTGATATTGAAGTTTTGGACCACGAAAGTGTGATAAGTGAGAGCTCAGTAAGCTCCAGGCAAGAAGCTGCAGATTCAAAATCCAGCCTTCACCTCATGCAGACATCATTCCAGCTCTTATCCACGTCTGCTTGTGCGGATTATAATCGTTTAGATGACTTCCAGAAAATGactgagagctgcagctcctcggATGCTTTTGAAAGAATTGATTCATTCAGTGTGCAGTCCTTGGATAGCAGGAGTGTCAGTGAAATAAATTCAGATGATGAGTTATCAGGCAGGGCTTCTGCTTCAGCTTCTGTTGCTGTCAGTCCTTCCGTGCCAAAGACAGAAATGGTTGACGccctgaaaaataaatctgaaaacgTGAATGATGCTCCTGTGTTACATGCTGAGGAAGCTGAGATGGAAGAGAGTGGGAGAAGTGCAACCCCTGTTAATTCTGAGCAGCCAGATGTTGTTTTGGTTGCTGCTGTGCAAAACGTTGAAGAACAGGTTGTGAAGGAGGAGGCCGAGCCCCAGCAGGATGCTGGGGAGCAATTGGTAGAAGAGGACACTGAGAAGCAAGAACTGAAAAAGGTAAGTAAA ATGATTGATTCATTAACTGAGAagctggaaaagagggaaatacAGTTATTAAGTACTAGTAAAGAAAGGGCTCGCTTGGAAGAAGCTTACGATAACCTCAAAGA TGAAATGTTTAGAATGAAagaagagagcagcagccttTCATCTCTTAAAGAGGAGTTTGCTCAGCGAATTGCAGATGCTGAGAAGAAGCTCCAATTAGCCTGCAAAGAGAGAGATGCAGCtaaaaag GAGGTAAAGACTGTTAAAGAGGAATTAGCTACTAGACTTAATACCAATGAAACTGCTGaattactgaaagaaaaagaagagcaaaTCAAAGGATTAATGGAGGAAG GAGAAAAGCTTTccaaacagcagctgcacaatTCCAACATTATTAAGAAATTAAGAGccaaagagaaagagagagaaaatactaacacaaaacagagcaaaaagaTTAAAGAATTGGAAGAGGAGTTGCAGCATTTAAAACAG GTGCTTGATGGCAAGGAAGACCTTGAGAAGCAGCACCGAGACAGCATTAAACAGCTGAACAGTGTTGTGGAGAGACAGGAAAAGGACCTTGCTAAACTTCAGGCAGAAGTGGAGGAACTTGAAGAAAGGAACAGGAGTGTGCAGGCAGCACTCGACAGTGCATACAA ggAACTTGCGGATCTTCACAAAGCTAATGCTACAAAGGACAGTGAGGCTCAGGAAGCAGCCCTAAGTCGGGAAATGAAGGCAAAGGAAGAGCTTGGGTTAGCACTGGAAAAGGCCCAGGAGGAGGCTCGGCAGCAACAGGAAGCTTTGGCAATTCAG GTGGCAGACCTGAGGCTGGCTCTACAAcgtgcagagcagcaggcagcaaGAAAAGAAGATTATTTACGGCAGGAAATTGGTGAACTACAACAG AGACTCCAagaagcagagagcaggaaCCAAGAACTGAGCCAAAGTGTTACCTCTGCTACACGGCCCCTTCTGCGGCAGATAGAGAACCTGCAGGCCACGCTGGGAGCACAGACCTCTGCATgggaaaaactggaaaagaacCTTTCTGACAGGCTGG GTGAGTCTCAAACTCTTctagcagcagctgctgagagggAACGAGCTGCTACAGAAGAACTTCTTGCTAATAAAATTCAGATGTCTTCTTCTGAATCTCAAAATAGTCTTTTAAGGCAAGAAAATACCCGTCTTCAGGCTCAGCTGGAAGTGGAGAGaaacaaactgaagaaaatggaaaatgaaaacagcag GTATGAGGTTGAACTAGAAGGGCTCAAAGATGAGTATGCAAAAACCTTGGAagatgcaaagaaagaaaag GCGCTGCTGGCTACTCAGTTAGAAATGGAGAAGATGAAGGTTGaacaggagaggaagaaggcTATTCTTGTGCAAGAAGCAGCAAAGGAGAAG gacCGAAAATCATTTACAGTTGAAACTGTATCAAGTACACCATCAATGTCCCGCTCCAGTTCCATGAGTGGGGTGGACATGGCAGGTCTTCAGACCTCGTTCCTCTCACAG GATGATCCTCATGATCACTCATTTGGACCAATAACTACCAGTGGGAGCAATCTCTATGATGCAATAAGGATGGGATCAGGTTCAAGTATAATTGAAAACTTGCAGTCACAGCTAAAACTAAGAGAAGGAGAGATTTCACATCTACAG CTGGAAATTGGAAACCTGGAGAAAACTCGATCAATAATGGCAGAAGAGCTGGTTAAATTAACAAATCAAAATGATGAGCTTGAAGAAAAGGTGAAGGAAATACCCAAATTACGCACTCAGTTAAAG GATTTGGATCAGAGGTACAACACCATTCTCCAGATGTATGGGGAGAAGgcagaggaggctgaggaaCTCCGACTGGATCTGGAAGATGTGAAAAACATGTACAAGACTCAGATAGATgaacttttaaaacaaagacaaaattaa
- the TMF1 gene encoding TATA element modulatory factor isoform X1, with the protein MSWFNASQLSSFAKQALSQAQKSIDRVLDIQAEESPWPDAVIPDYGDGTNSLISGGWDTSSWGLSSNTEPQNQPVSPTAITKPVRRTVVDESENFFSAFLSPTDVQSIQKNPVVSKPPAKSQRPKEEVKSTLKESQHSSQLEGPVTAEAEVQDSSVAVLASKSLDIPKEKLEENAVLKSDAQHEASTNEVTDQKVSALNFEEPEDSPTEKSSVGGDGAAGAPEGTSQPLGAGTKDLGLEGKERKTEDRQSNTPSPPISTFSSGTSTTSDIEVLDHESVISESSVSSRQEAADSKSSLHLMQTSFQLLSTSACADYNRLDDFQKMTESCSSSDAFERIDSFSVQSLDSRSVSEINSDDELSGRASASASVAVSPSVPKTEMVDALKNKSENVNDAPVLHAEEAEMEESGRSATPVNSEQPDVVLVAAVQNVEEQVVKEEAEPQQDAGEQLVEEDTEKQELKKMIDSLTEKLEKREIQLLSTSKERARLEEAYDNLKDEMFRMKEESSSLSSLKEEFAQRIADAEKKLQLACKERDAAKKEVKTVKEELATRLNTNETAELLKEKEEQIKGLMEEGEKLSKQQLHNSNIIKKLRAKEKERENTNTKQSKKIKELEEELQHLKQVLDGKEDLEKQHRDSIKQLNSVVERQEKDLAKLQAEVEELEERNRSVQAALDSAYKELADLHKANATKDSEAQEAALSREMKAKEELGLALEKAQEEARQQQEALAIQVADLRLALQRAEQQAARKEDYLRQEIGELQQRLQEAESRNQELSQSVTSATRPLLRQIENLQATLGAQTSAWEKLEKNLSDRLGESQTLLAAAAERERAATEELLANKIQMSSSESQNSLLRQENTRLQAQLEVERNKLKKMENENSRYEVELEGLKDEYAKTLEDAKKEKALLATQLEMEKMKVEQERKKAILVQEAAKEKDRKSFTVETVSSTPSMSRSSSMSGVDMAGLQTSFLSQDDPHDHSFGPITTSGSNLYDAIRMGSGSSIIENLQSQLKLREGEISHLQLEIGNLEKTRSIMAEELVKLTNQNDELEEKVKEIPKLRTQLKDLDQRYNTILQMYGEKAEEAEELRLDLEDVKNMYKTQIDELLKQRQN; encoded by the exons ATGAGCTGGTTTAACGCCTCGCAGCTGTCTAGCTTCGCCAAGCAGGCGCTGTCGCAGGCGCAGAAGTCCATCGACCGGGTGCTGGACATCCAGGCCGAGGAGAGCCCCTGGCCCGACGCCGTCATCCCCGACTACGGTGACG gtacaAATTCTCTCATAAGCGGAGGATGGGACACATCTTCCTGGGGCTTGAGCTCAAATACAGAACCCCAGAATCAGCCAGTATCACCCACAGCCATCACAAAGCCAGTGAGGAGGACAGTAGTGGATGAATCTGAAAACTTCTTCAGTGCCTTTCTCTCCCCTACAGACGTTCAAAGCATACAGAAAAACCCAGTGGTGTCCAAACCTCCAGCCAAATCACAGCGACCCAAAGAGGAGGTGAAGAGCACTTTAAAGGAGTCTCAGCACTCCAGTCAGCTGGAGGGGCCAGTgacagcagaggcagaagtgcaggattCCTCTGTAGCTGTCCTAGCCTCGAAAAGCCTTGATATTCCCAAGGAGAAATTAGAAGAGAATGCTGTGCTTAAATCTGATGCCCAGCATGAAGCAAGCACAAATGAAGTTACTGACCAAAAGGTGTCTGCTCTAAATTTTGAAGAACCTGAAGATTCTCCTACTGAAAAATCCAGTGtaggaggggatggagcagcaggtGCACCTGAGGGCACTTCTCAGCCCCTTGGAGCAGGCACCAAAGACCTGGGTttggaggggaaggagagaaagaCTGAGGACAGACAAAGCAATACCCCATCACCTCCCATCAGCACCTTCTCCTCAGGCACTTCCACAACGAGTGATATTGAAGTTTTGGACCACGAAAGTGTGATAAGTGAGAGCTCAGTAAGCTCCAGGCAAGAAGCTGCAGATTCAAAATCCAGCCTTCACCTCATGCAGACATCATTCCAGCTCTTATCCACGTCTGCTTGTGCGGATTATAATCGTTTAGATGACTTCCAGAAAATGactgagagctgcagctcctcggATGCTTTTGAAAGAATTGATTCATTCAGTGTGCAGTCCTTGGATAGCAGGAGTGTCAGTGAAATAAATTCAGATGATGAGTTATCAGGCAGGGCTTCTGCTTCAGCTTCTGTTGCTGTCAGTCCTTCCGTGCCAAAGACAGAAATGGTTGACGccctgaaaaataaatctgaaaacgTGAATGATGCTCCTGTGTTACATGCTGAGGAAGCTGAGATGGAAGAGAGTGGGAGAAGTGCAACCCCTGTTAATTCTGAGCAGCCAGATGTTGTTTTGGTTGCTGCTGTGCAAAACGTTGAAGAACAGGTTGTGAAGGAGGAGGCCGAGCCCCAGCAGGATGCTGGGGAGCAATTGGTAGAAGAGGACACTGAGAAGCAAGAACTGAAAAAG ATGATTGATTCATTAACTGAGAagctggaaaagagggaaatacAGTTATTAAGTACTAGTAAAGAAAGGGCTCGCTTGGAAGAAGCTTACGATAACCTCAAAGA TGAAATGTTTAGAATGAAagaagagagcagcagccttTCATCTCTTAAAGAGGAGTTTGCTCAGCGAATTGCAGATGCTGAGAAGAAGCTCCAATTAGCCTGCAAAGAGAGAGATGCAGCtaaaaag GAGGTAAAGACTGTTAAAGAGGAATTAGCTACTAGACTTAATACCAATGAAACTGCTGaattactgaaagaaaaagaagagcaaaTCAAAGGATTAATGGAGGAAG GAGAAAAGCTTTccaaacagcagctgcacaatTCCAACATTATTAAGAAATTAAGAGccaaagagaaagagagagaaaatactaacacaaaacagagcaaaaagaTTAAAGAATTGGAAGAGGAGTTGCAGCATTTAAAACAG GTGCTTGATGGCAAGGAAGACCTTGAGAAGCAGCACCGAGACAGCATTAAACAGCTGAACAGTGTTGTGGAGAGACAGGAAAAGGACCTTGCTAAACTTCAGGCAGAAGTGGAGGAACTTGAAGAAAGGAACAGGAGTGTGCAGGCAGCACTCGACAGTGCATACAA ggAACTTGCGGATCTTCACAAAGCTAATGCTACAAAGGACAGTGAGGCTCAGGAAGCAGCCCTAAGTCGGGAAATGAAGGCAAAGGAAGAGCTTGGGTTAGCACTGGAAAAGGCCCAGGAGGAGGCTCGGCAGCAACAGGAAGCTTTGGCAATTCAG GTGGCAGACCTGAGGCTGGCTCTACAAcgtgcagagcagcaggcagcaaGAAAAGAAGATTATTTACGGCAGGAAATTGGTGAACTACAACAG AGACTCCAagaagcagagagcaggaaCCAAGAACTGAGCCAAAGTGTTACCTCTGCTACACGGCCCCTTCTGCGGCAGATAGAGAACCTGCAGGCCACGCTGGGAGCACAGACCTCTGCATgggaaaaactggaaaagaacCTTTCTGACAGGCTGG GTGAGTCTCAAACTCTTctagcagcagctgctgagagggAACGAGCTGCTACAGAAGAACTTCTTGCTAATAAAATTCAGATGTCTTCTTCTGAATCTCAAAATAGTCTTTTAAGGCAAGAAAATACCCGTCTTCAGGCTCAGCTGGAAGTGGAGAGaaacaaactgaagaaaatggaaaatgaaaacagcag GTATGAGGTTGAACTAGAAGGGCTCAAAGATGAGTATGCAAAAACCTTGGAagatgcaaagaaagaaaag GCGCTGCTGGCTACTCAGTTAGAAATGGAGAAGATGAAGGTTGaacaggagaggaagaaggcTATTCTTGTGCAAGAAGCAGCAAAGGAGAAG gacCGAAAATCATTTACAGTTGAAACTGTATCAAGTACACCATCAATGTCCCGCTCCAGTTCCATGAGTGGGGTGGACATGGCAGGTCTTCAGACCTCGTTCCTCTCACAG GATGATCCTCATGATCACTCATTTGGACCAATAACTACCAGTGGGAGCAATCTCTATGATGCAATAAGGATGGGATCAGGTTCAAGTATAATTGAAAACTTGCAGTCACAGCTAAAACTAAGAGAAGGAGAGATTTCACATCTACAG CTGGAAATTGGAAACCTGGAGAAAACTCGATCAATAATGGCAGAAGAGCTGGTTAAATTAACAAATCAAAATGATGAGCTTGAAGAAAAGGTGAAGGAAATACCCAAATTACGCACTCAGTTAAAG GATTTGGATCAGAGGTACAACACCATTCTCCAGATGTATGGGGAGAAGgcagaggaggctgaggaaCTCCGACTGGATCTGGAAGATGTGAAAAACATGTACAAGACTCAGATAGATgaacttttaaaacaaagacaaaattaa